One segment of Triticum aestivum cultivar Chinese Spring chromosome 2A, IWGSC CS RefSeq v2.1, whole genome shotgun sequence DNA contains the following:
- the LOC123186365 gene encoding tryptophan decarboxylase 1-like: MGSLGTNPMSFSAIPDDKAAFEPLNPEDVRAYLHKAVDFISDYYTNIESMPVLPNVKPGYLQDELSASPPTYSAPFDVTMKELRTSVVPGMTHWASPNFFAFFPSTNSAAAIAGDLIASAMNTVGFTWQASPAATEMEVLALDWLAQLLRLPTTFMNRTSTGRGTGGGVILGTTSEAMLVTLVAARDAALRRSGSVGVSGIPRLAVYAADQTHSTFFKACRLAGFDPANIRSIPTGPETNYGLDPAKLLEVMQADADAGLVPTYVCATVGTTSSNVVDPVGDVADVAAMFSAWVHVDAAYAGSACICPEFRHHLDGVERVDSISMSPHKWLLTCLDCTCLYVRDAHRLSDSLETNPEYLKNDATESGEVTDLKDMQVGVGRRFRGLKLWMVMRTYGTAKLQEHIRSDVAMAKMFEDFVRADDRFEVVVPRNFALVCFRIKASGAMTEKDADEANRVLMENLNKTGKAYLAHTVVGDKFVLRFAVGSSLQEERHVRSAWDLIKKTTGSIMD; the protein is encoded by the coding sequence ATGGGCAGCTTGGGCACCAACCCCATGTCCTTCTCCGCCATCCCCGACGACAAGGCGGCGTTCGAGCCGCTCAACCCCGAAGATGTCCGTGCATACCTCCACAAGGCCGTTGACTTCATCTCCGACTACTACACCAACATCGAGTCCATGCCCGTACTCCCTAACGTGAAGCCGGGGTACCTGCAAGACGAGCTCAGCGCATCCCCGCCAACTTACTCTGCGCCATTCGACGTCACCATGAAGGAGCTCAGGACCTCCGTTGTCCCCGGCATGACGCACTGGGCTAGCCCCaacttcttcgccttcttcccctcCACCAACAGCGCAGCTGCGATCGCCGGCGACCTCATTGCCTCAGCCATGAACACCGTCGGATTCACGTGGCAGGCCTCACCTGCCGCCACTGAGATGGAGGTTCTCGCTCTCGACTGGCTTGCGCAGCTCCTGCGTCTGCCCACAACCTTCATGAACCGCACCAGCACTGGTCGTGGCACCGGTGGTGGGGTTATccttggcacaacaagcgaggccATGCTCGTCACGCTAGTCGCCGCCCGTGATGCAGCGCTGCGTCGAAGCGGCTCTGTCGGCGTGTCTGGCATTCCACGCTTGGCTGTGTATGCTGCCGACCAAACCCACTCCACGTTCTTCAAGGCTTGTCGCCTCGCGGGATTTGACCCCGCCAACATCCGCTCCATCCCTACCGGGCCAGAAACCAATTATGGGCTCGACCCGGCAAAGCTTCTCGAGGTCATGCAAGCTGATGCCGACGCTGGTCTTGTGCCAACATATGTCTGCGCAACCGTGGGCACCACGTCTTCCAATGTCGTTGACCCGGTGGGCGACGTCGCCGATGTTGCCGCCATGTTCAGTGCATGGGTCCACGTCGATGCTGCCTACGCTGGCAGTGCATGTATCTGCCCTGAGTTTCGCCACCATCTCGACGGCGTCGAGCGCGTGGACTCCATTAGCATGAGCCCACACAAATGGCTTCTCACATGCCTTGATTGCACATGTCTCTATGTCCGTGATGCTCACCGACTGAGTGACTCATTGGAGACCAACCCGGAGTATCTCAAGAATGATGCTACCGAGTCCGGCGAGGTCACCGATCTTAAAGACATGCAGGTCGGCGTTGGCCGGCGCTTCCGCGGGCTCAAGCTTTGGATGGTCATGCGTACCTATGGTACCGCAAAGCTCCAAGAGCACATCCGTAGTGATGTTGCCATGGCCAAGATGTTTGAAGATTTCGTCCGTGCCGATGACAGGTTTGAAGTGGTCGTACCGAGGAACTTTGCTCTTGTTTGCTTTCGGATCAAGGCAAGTGGAGCCATGACGGAGAAGGATGCTGACGAGGCCAACCGCGTGCTAATGGAAAATCTGAACAAAACTGGCAAGGCTTATCTTGCACACACGGTGGTCGGTGACAAGTTCGTATTACGGTTCGCCGTTGGGTCGTCGCTGCAGGAGGAGAGGCATGTGAGAAGTGCTTGGGACCTCATCAAGAAGACTACGGGTAGTATCATGGATTAA